The Amblyomma americanum isolate KBUSLIRL-KWMA chromosome 5, ASM5285725v1, whole genome shotgun sequence genome window below encodes:
- the LOC144135542 gene encoding uncharacterized protein LOC144135542, giving the protein MVRVSTRLSLKPDPVQCSRMLVLLASLFIAALGSGGGVDCSSGSVVSAHSASSARRHLTCDDAEQDCIGRLTCGMAFHGHRLDCRRELAGRTPGRCSVHCRQSLVSLASTEEGYAYIGCECGPDDFCRALRLRLAPCWWQKPCVSGASNATAGFQIPSGLTLIASSSSTSSARPQCSQLAQDCVSDPVCSVAWDYYRRFCHEVLEGVAENCPNRCRNSVRVLLQMEKAHRLLDCACDGRVTRVTCGNELNRIRRRCFRMDGIGPSSGGGQPSFDSVLALAVLVVVRLVARWCAW; this is encoded by the coding sequence TGGTGAGGGTTAGCACGCGTCTCTCCCTCAAGCCAGACCCTGTCCAGTGCAGCCGGATGCTCGTGCTGCTCGCCAGCCTCTTCATCGCCGCGCTGGGAAGCGGTGGTGGTGTCGACTGCAGCAGCGGAAGTGTCGTCAGCGCACACTCGGCCTCCTCCGCGCGACGTCACCTGACTTGCGATGACGCCGAGCAGGACTGCATCGGCCGGCTCACCTGCGGCATGGCCTTCCACGGCCACCGCCTGGACTGCAGGCGGGAGCTGGCCGGCCGCACGCCGGGCCGCTGCTCGGTCCACTGCCGCCAGTCCCTCGTCTCCCTGGCGAGCACCGAGGAAGGCTACGCGTACATCGGCTGCGAGTGCGGCCCGGACGATTTCTGCCGCGCACTGAGACTGCGGCTGGCGCCCTGCTGGTGGCAGAAACCGTGCGTCTCCGGCGCCAGCAACGCCACTGCTGGCTTCCAGATCCCCAGTGGCCTGACGTTGATCGCTTCCTCGTCGTCCACGTCCTCCGCAAGACCGCAGTGTTCGCAGCTGGCCCAGGACTGCGTCTCGGACCCGGTGTGCTCGGTGGCGTGGGACTACTACCGGCGCTTCTGCCACGAGGTGCTCGAGGGTGTGGCGGAGAACTGTCCCAACCGCTGCCGCAACAGCGTACGCGTCCTGTTGCAGATGGAGAAGGCCCACAGGCTCCTGGACTGCGCATGCGACGGCCGAGTCACGCGGGTAACATGCGGCAATGAGCTGAACAGGATACGCAGAAGATGCTTCCGCATGGACGGCATTGGACCGAGCAGCGGCGGTGGTCAGCCGAGTTTTGACAGTGTCCTGGCACTCGCGGTGTTGGTGGTGGTTCGCCTTGTCGCTCGGTGGTGCGCCTGGTGA